The following are encoded together in the Streptomyces sp. NBC_00341 genome:
- a CDS encoding DUF6011 domain-containing protein, with product METPEPFPGSGTEPLPEAGQAAVRRTVRCRLCGRPLTGTASRRTGLGPACDAKLHPAPPDIRTRRHEVEQDPLPGT from the coding sequence GTGGAGACTCCCGAACCCTTCCCCGGATCCGGTACCGAACCGCTGCCGGAGGCCGGCCAGGCTGCGGTCCGCCGTACCGTGCGCTGCCGGCTGTGCGGACGCCCGCTCACCGGCACGGCCTCGCGCCGCACCGGACTCGGCCCCGCCTGCGACGCCAAACTGCACCCGGCGCCCCCGGACATCCGCACCCGCCGGCACGAGGTCGAACAGGACCCGCTGCCCGGCACCTGA
- a CDS encoding sodium:proton antiporter: MTDDQVFLGLGLIVVLAVGSQLLAGRLRVPALLVLLPVGFTAGALTDDIDPQRLLGTAFSPLVSLAVAVILYDAGLGLDVSRLKGHNRRVVVRLIWIGTVLTVVSAALFAVPVLDMSMSGSVMLASILVVSGPTVVGPLLNFVRPSERLQRVLIWEGSLIDPVGGILGALVFHGVLAGDRPGFGRQLGQFAASAAVGVAGGAVGACLLWLLLSRVRLSEELGTSVQFAAVIGVAAACDALRDDTGLISAVVMGMAVANLPGPDVPVRRPFFDTLVSLTIGLLFISISATVTPASLRHVVLPSLALVALLVLVTRPLVAHLATLGTDVPRGERWFIGWMAPRGIVAAATASTFSATLADKGVGGAERILPATFVVIVATVTLYGLTAFPVARRLRVLRPARSRPLLVGGAPWTVDLACALRSAGPDVLMWAGAAPERARIEEAGLKLAPGELLASATGAGAELEGISGVLLLTGEDDFNALASMTLRETFEGPVHRLRPPSASHGVVAPYTGGESLFGPGLTGPELARRYEGGARVVNRPFDGEIPAGDELLFVVSAAGRLTPVTGSGTAAPEQGDTLVLLSPPSRP; this comes from the coding sequence ATGACGGACGATCAGGTGTTCCTCGGCCTGGGACTGATTGTGGTGCTGGCTGTCGGCTCCCAGCTGCTGGCGGGCCGGCTGCGGGTGCCGGCCCTGCTCGTCCTGCTGCCGGTCGGCTTCACCGCCGGCGCGCTGACGGACGACATCGATCCCCAACGGCTGCTCGGCACCGCCTTCTCGCCGCTGGTGTCGCTGGCCGTGGCGGTGATCCTCTACGACGCCGGACTCGGGCTGGATGTCAGCAGGCTCAAGGGCCACAACCGCCGTGTCGTGGTCCGGCTCATCTGGATCGGGACGGTGCTCACCGTGGTGTCGGCCGCGCTGTTCGCCGTGCCGGTACTCGACATGTCGATGTCCGGATCCGTGATGCTCGCGTCGATCCTGGTCGTCTCCGGCCCGACCGTCGTCGGGCCGCTGCTCAACTTCGTCCGGCCCAGCGAGCGGTTGCAGCGCGTGCTGATCTGGGAGGGGTCCCTGATCGATCCGGTCGGCGGGATCCTGGGGGCGCTGGTCTTCCACGGGGTGCTCGCGGGCGACCGGCCGGGGTTCGGCCGTCAGCTGGGGCAGTTCGCGGCCAGCGCGGCGGTGGGCGTGGCCGGCGGTGCGGTCGGGGCGTGCCTGCTGTGGCTGCTGCTGAGCCGGGTGCGGCTGAGTGAGGAGCTGGGTACGTCGGTGCAGTTCGCCGCGGTGATCGGCGTGGCGGCGGCGTGCGACGCGCTGCGCGACGACACGGGGCTGATCTCCGCCGTCGTCATGGGGATGGCCGTCGCCAACCTGCCGGGCCCGGACGTACCGGTGCGGAGGCCCTTCTTCGACACACTGGTCTCGCTCACCATCGGTCTGCTCTTCATCTCCATCTCGGCCACGGTCACTCCCGCCTCCCTGCGGCACGTGGTGCTGCCGTCGCTGGCGCTGGTCGCGCTGCTGGTCCTGGTGACCAGACCCCTGGTGGCCCACCTCGCGACGCTCGGAACCGATGTGCCGCGCGGGGAAAGGTGGTTCATCGGCTGGATGGCCCCCCGGGGCATCGTCGCGGCGGCCACCGCCTCCACGTTCTCCGCGACCCTGGCCGACAAGGGCGTCGGCGGCGCGGAACGCATCCTGCCGGCCACCTTCGTGGTGATCGTCGCCACGGTCACGCTGTACGGCCTGACGGCGTTCCCGGTGGCCCGGCGGCTGCGGGTGCTGCGCCCGGCGAGGTCCAGGCCGCTGCTGGTGGGCGGCGCCCCGTGGACGGTCGACCTGGCGTGCGCGCTGCGCTCCGCGGGGCCGGACGTACTGATGTGGGCGGGCGCCGCCCCCGAGCGGGCGCGGATCGAGGAGGCGGGGCTGAAGCTGGCCCCCGGTGAGCTGCTCGCCTCCGCCACCGGCGCCGGGGCGGAGCTGGAGGGGATCAGCGGGGTGCTGCTGCTGACCGGTGAGGACGACTTCAACGCGCTCGCGTCGATGACGCTCCGGGAGACCTTCGAGGGCCCGGTCCACCGGCTCCGGCCGCCGTCCGCGAGTCACGGGGTGGTGGCCCCGTACACGGGTGGTGAGTCGCTGTTCGGTCCGGGACTCACCGGTCCCGAACTGGCCCGCAGGTACGAGGGCGGGGCGCGGGTGGTCAACCGGCCCTTCGACGGTGAGATCCCGGCCGGCGACGAGCTGCTGTTCGTGGTGAGCGCGGCCGGCCGGCTCACC